Proteins found in one Campylobacter concisus genomic segment:
- a CDS encoding DUF4435 domain-containing protein has translation MFEYKVPKEDGGFDLKLTESNSVIIIGANGSGKSRLGAWMEQQDLDKIHRIGGQRKLNFHEEVPLKSEKASVNGFMYAYEDASDSYSLNKNFRWSDGKEYVTKLIDDFDYVLSALLANKNTTNSKFVENCKKAECEGKEKPNVPLNSLDKLKSIWSAIFPHRAIIEEDSKFYAICNCNGERYSATQMSDGERSVLYLAAQVLCIPENKTIIIDEPELHLHGSIMNKLWSELEKIRNDCLFIYITHDTKFAANHSGSDIVWVKEYNSGMWKYEYVNDDIFPEDMLFDILGSRKRIIFVEGNGNSLDARLYALIYNNHKIIPCGSCEKVIEYTKAFNAIKNMHDNEAFGLIDRDFRSEYEISKYKKDNVFAIEVAEVENLFIAKELIEFMSNKMACDKFDLTDIEKQIEDRFLKQKQQQINNAVISELKYQLSMLEICDLQTIYEDIRTKIKIDDIQKEKLTIYDNAKDYVEILKIFNEKGIVESVGHYFNLKNKEYCNQVLRFLEREDKNTVVKIFSNYLPRDIDLS, from the coding sequence GTGTTTGAATATAAAGTACCAAAAGAAGATGGTGGATTTGATCTAAAATTAACAGAAAGTAATAGTGTAATAATTATAGGTGCCAATGGTTCTGGCAAAAGCAGACTTGGAGCATGGATGGAGCAGCAGGATCTAGATAAAATTCACAGAATAGGTGGTCAAAGAAAATTAAATTTTCATGAGGAGGTCCCTTTAAAAAGCGAAAAGGCTTCGGTTAATGGTTTCATGTATGCATATGAAGATGCATCCGATAGCTACTCGTTGAATAAAAATTTTCGTTGGTCGGATGGTAAAGAATATGTGACAAAACTTATTGATGATTTTGATTATGTATTATCTGCTTTATTGGCCAATAAAAATACTACTAATTCAAAGTTTGTTGAAAACTGTAAAAAGGCTGAATGTGAAGGCAAAGAAAAACCAAATGTTCCACTTAATTCGCTAGATAAATTAAAGTCTATTTGGAGTGCCATTTTCCCACATAGAGCCATTATAGAAGAGGATAGCAAGTTTTATGCTATTTGCAATTGCAATGGTGAAAGATATTCTGCAACGCAGATGAGCGATGGTGAACGTTCGGTACTTTATTTGGCGGCACAGGTTTTATGCATACCGGAAAATAAAACTATAATAATAGATGAGCCAGAGTTGCACTTGCATGGTTCAATAATGAATAAGCTTTGGAGTGAGTTAGAAAAAATTAGAAACGATTGTTTGTTTATATACATAACTCATGACACAAAATTTGCAGCCAATCACTCAGGATCAGACATTGTCTGGGTAAAAGAATATAATAGTGGGATGTGGAAGTATGAGTACGTAAATGACGATATATTTCCAGAGGATATGCTTTTTGATATATTAGGAAGCAGAAAAAGAATAATTTTTGTAGAAGGAAATGGTAATAGTTTAGACGCGCGTTTATACGCATTAATCTACAATAATCATAAAATAATACCTTGCGGAAGTTGTGAAAAGGTTATTGAATACACAAAAGCTTTTAATGCCATAAAGAATATGCACGATAACGAAGCGTTTGGTTTAATAGATAGAGATTTTAGGTCAGAATACGAGATATCTAAATATAAAAAAGATAATGTATTTGCAATAGAAGTTGCGGAAGTTGAGAACTTGTTTATAGCGAAAGAGCTTATAGAATTTATGTCAAACAAAATGGCATGCGATAAATTTGACCTTACAGATATAGAAAAACAAATTGAAGATAGATTTTTAAAACAAAAACAGCAACAGATCAATAATGCGGTTATTTCGGAATTAAAATATCAACTATCTATGCTAGAAATATGTGATTTGCAAACAATATACGAAGACATACGTACAAAAATTAAAATAGATGATATACAAAAAGAAAAATTAACAATATATGATAATGCTAAAGACTATGTAGAAATATTAAAAATTTTCAATGAAAAAGGAATTGTAGAAAGCGTAGGGCATTATTTCAATTTAAAAAATAAAGAATACTGCAATCAAGTGTTGCGCTTCCTGGAGAGAGAAGATAAAAATACGGTAGTTAAAATTTTTTCTAACTATTTGCCCAGAGATATTGATTTAAGCTGA
- a CDS encoding helix-turn-helix domain-containing protein, protein MRPTFEDFKAKALEKDEVKKEYDRLEVEFDLKLKLIKIRKAANLTQEEIASRMNTSKSNISRLESLNSKISPTISTLNAYANAAGYRLDVNFVQ, encoded by the coding sequence ATGAGACCAACATTTGAAGATTTTAAAGCAAAAGCACTAGAAAAAGATGAAGTAAAAAAAGAATACGATAGACTTGAAGTTGAATTTGATTTAAAATTAAAGCTTATTAAGATCAGAAAAGCGGCAAATCTGACTCAAGAAGAGATAGCTAGCAGAATGAATACTAGTAAAAGTAACATCTCAAGACTAGAGAGCCTAAACTCTAAAATTTCCCCAACAATCTCTACTTTAAATGCCTATGCAAATGCTGCGGGATATAGGCTGGATGTAAATTTTGTGCAATAG
- a CDS encoding DUF2130 domain-containing protein: MTNQTTIKCPNCGCEIDINDALYHQLEGKYKGEYLAQKKQLEAELEAKRKEQEAYFESLRTKEQQLQDQKEKFEEEIKKATQIQLKMERARLQEELRKEILDEQNESVALLQKQLEEKSNQVKELNVAKAQILQLQREKEEMESAITAKAELALNEKLKEEKEKIQKAADEQNELKFRQKEEQLKQLQEQLQIVQRKAEQGSMQLQGEVQELAIEEWLREKFPFDTIDEIKKGARGADCVQIVHTRESQNCGTIYYESKRTKEFQRSWIEKFKADMREKGADIGVIVTDAMPSDMQRMGLYEGVWICTFEEFKGLSAVLREQLIRIHHVLIAQENKSDKMSLLYHFLTSNEFKMQIEAIVEAFSTMQSDLDSEKRAMQKIWKQREKQIEKVLNNTINMYSSIKGIAGNAVANIKALELPYSSDAQE; this comes from the coding sequence ATGACAAATCAAACAACGATAAAGTGTCCAAACTGTGGGTGTGAAATAGATATAAATGACGCCTTATATCATCAACTAGAAGGTAAATATAAAGGCGAATACCTGGCCCAAAAGAAGCAGCTTGAAGCCGAACTTGAGGCTAAAAGAAAGGAGCAGGAGGCTTATTTTGAGAGTTTAAGAACAAAAGAACAGCAACTGCAAGATCAAAAAGAGAAATTTGAGGAAGAAATCAAAAAAGCTACGCAAATACAGCTAAAAATGGAAAGAGCAAGACTTCAAGAGGAGCTGCGAAAAGAGATACTTGACGAGCAAAATGAGTCGGTGGCACTCTTGCAAAAACAGCTTGAAGAGAAGTCAAATCAAGTAAAAGAGCTAAATGTCGCAAAGGCTCAAATTTTGCAGCTTCAAAGGGAAAAAGAGGAGATGGAGTCTGCCATAACCGCAAAGGCTGAGCTAGCATTAAATGAAAAGCTAAAAGAAGAAAAAGAGAAGATACAAAAGGCTGCAGATGAGCAAAATGAGCTTAAATTTAGACAAAAAGAGGAACAACTAAAACAGCTTCAAGAGCAACTTCAAATAGTCCAAAGAAAGGCCGAGCAAGGCAGCATGCAGCTTCAAGGTGAGGTGCAGGAGCTCGCGATAGAAGAGTGGCTGAGGGAGAAATTTCCATTTGATACTATTGATGAGATCAAAAAAGGTGCGAGAGGCGCTGACTGCGTACAGATCGTGCATACAAGGGAGTCTCAAAATTGTGGAACGATATATTATGAAAGCAAGAGAACAAAAGAATTCCAAAGGTCTTGGATAGAGAAATTTAAGGCTGACATGAGAGAAAAGGGCGCTGATATCGGTGTCATAGTTACTGATGCTATGCCAAGTGATATGCAAAGGATGGGGCTATATGAAGGTGTTTGGATCTGCACGTTTGAGGAATTTAAAGGCTTAAGCGCTGTTTTAAGAGAACAACTCATAAGGATACACCACGTCTTGATCGCACAAGAGAACAAAAGCGACAAGATGAGCTTGCTCTATCACTTTTTAACCAGCAATGAATTTAAAATGCAAATAGAAGCGATAGTAGAGGCATTTTCAACCATGCAAAGCGACCTAGATAGTGAAAAGCGCGCGATGCAAAAGATATGGAAGCAAAGAGAAAAGCAGATAGAAAAAGTGTTAAATAACACCATAAATATGTACAGCTCTATAAAAGGTATCGCTGGAAATGCAGTGGCAAATATAAAAGCTCTGGAGCTGCCATACAGTAGCGATGCGCAGGAGTAA
- a CDS encoding type II toxin-antitoxin system death-on-curing family toxin, with translation MSSNDKEALELIRYYKKSWSLLQKFDDGSLGLCKSDVGENFILGYDEALTAVDELKRELAKKGEASKIFGIQKASEFEGIIKNIYQTFGGRDLLASPQEKAANLIYYIIKDHPFSDGNKRIGSFIFILFLSKCRLLYKSSGELRINDNALVALALFIAQSEPKQKDMVVNLITNLLVD, from the coding sequence ATGAGCAGCAACGATAAAGAAGCGCTAGAGCTTATTAGATACTACAAAAAGAGCTGGTCGCTACTGCAAAAATTTGATGATGGCTCACTTGGTCTTTGCAAAAGCGATGTGGGCGAAAATTTTATCCTTGGATATGACGAAGCGCTAACGGCAGTAGATGAACTAAAAAGAGAGCTAGCAAAAAAGGGTGAGGCATCTAAAATTTTTGGCATTCAAAAGGCGAGCGAATTTGAAGGGATCATAAAAAATATCTATCAGACATTTGGAGGACGTGATCTTTTGGCAAGCCCACAAGAAAAAGCGGCAAATTTGATCTACTACATCATCAAAGACCACCCCTTTAGCGATGGCAACAAACGCATCGGATCATTTATATTTATCTTGTTTTTATCAAAGTGCAGGCTTCTTTATAAAAGTAGTGGCGAGCTAAGGATAAACGACAACGCCCTTGTTGCACTTGCACTGTTCATTGCTCAAAGCGAGCCAAAGCAAAAAGATATGGTGGTAAATTTGATCACAAATTTACTTGTGGATTAA
- a CDS encoding SIR2 family NAD-dependent protein deacylase, protein MQEKIDKIKKIIAEADAVIITAGAGMGVDSGLPDFRGDAGFWRAYPLLRDRNLSFEDMANPQWFLDDPKLAWAFYGHRLNLYKNTEPHEGFRLLLDLVKSKNENYFVYTSNVDGHFAKAGFSEEKIYECHGSIHYSQCIHKRDGAIWQTCSDIKIDEEKFIALDMPVCPECGCVSRPNIVMFYDWMVNTRRINEQYKRYEAWLEQNKDSRFVIIELGAGLAVPTIRNFGEKFVKRSKKATLIRINPRDNYISQYIGISLKCGALDGLRQILC, encoded by the coding sequence ATGCAAGAGAAGATAGATAAGATCAAAAAGATCATCGCAGAGGCTGATGCGGTAATCATCACAGCAGGTGCTGGCATGGGTGTGGATAGTGGATTGCCTGATTTTAGAGGAGATGCGGGATTTTGGAGGGCGTATCCACTTTTAAGGGATAGAAATTTAAGCTTTGAAGATATGGCAAATCCGCAGTGGTTTTTAGATGATCCAAAGCTAGCATGGGCATTTTATGGTCACAGGCTAAATTTATACAAAAACACAGAGCCTCATGAGGGCTTTAGGCTGCTTTTAGATCTTGTAAAAAGTAAAAACGAAAACTACTTCGTCTATACTTCAAACGTCGATGGACACTTTGCTAAGGCTGGCTTTAGCGAAGAAAAAATTTACGAGTGCCACGGCTCTATCCACTACTCTCAGTGCATCCACAAGCGTGATGGCGCTATATGGCAGACTTGTAGCGACATCAAAATAGATGAAGAGAAATTTATCGCTTTAGATATGCCAGTTTGTCCAGAGTGTGGCTGCGTGAGCCGCCCAAACATCGTGATGTTTTACGACTGGATGGTAAATACAAGGCGCATAAACGAGCAGTATAAAAGATATGAAGCATGGCTAGAGCAAAACAAAGATAGCCGCTTTGTGATCATAGAGCTAGGCGCTGGGCTTGCGGTGCCAACAATTAGAAATTTTGGTGAGAAATTCGTTAAACGCTCCAAAAAAGCAACGCTTATCCGCATAAACCCACGAGATAACTACATCTCGCAGTATATCGGCATAAGTCTAAAATGTGGCGCACTAGATGGCCTTAGGCAGATATTATGCTAG
- a CDS encoding helix-turn-helix transcriptional regulator, whose product MKPIITKQENSKFERINTIAQKLRERPHTIKELTAMLGVTSKTIQRDLYDTLREYGAVKKGHYWSLNDEDANDGLDGDDRVVLNILDNVAKNMGSNFYSKAHVLLEQISQQLNHPILTNINNEKLSEDDLVNFQTLEDAIREKAEITCTYNGFEFLVKPLKLALFEGFWYLLLLDSKKGNKFKKFHLKSIKDIKRSGDKFELSSELDERVKAMNSAWANLEAPKIARLLLAPEVAKYFERKPHAKQRITGQDSDGSVEIEIEFTHIMEIKPLIYYYLPFIKVLEPKELADEVKKDVSEYLKEINF is encoded by the coding sequence ATGAAACCCATCATAACCAAACAAGAAAACAGCAAATTTGAACGCATAAATACGATAGCTCAAAAGCTAAGAGAGAGACCGCACACGATAAAAGAGCTAACAGCCATGCTTGGAGTGACCTCAAAGACCATCCAGCGCGACCTTTACGACACGCTAAGAGAGTATGGCGCCGTCAAAAAGGGGCATTACTGGAGTCTAAACGACGAGGACGCGAACGACGGACTAGACGGCGATGATAGAGTGGTGCTAAATATCCTTGATAACGTGGCAAAAAACATGGGATCAAATTTTTACAGCAAGGCTCACGTGCTTTTAGAGCAAATTTCTCAGCAGCTAAACCACCCGATACTTACAAACATAAACAACGAAAAGCTAAGCGAGGATGACCTCGTAAATTTTCAAACACTTGAGGATGCTATAAGAGAAAAAGCGGAGATAACATGCACGTATAATGGCTTTGAGTTTCTTGTAAAGCCTCTAAAGCTAGCACTTTTTGAGGGATTTTGGTATCTGCTTTTACTTGATAGCAAAAAGGGCAATAAATTTAAGAAATTTCACCTAAAGAGCATAAAAGATATAAAGCGTAGTGGGGATAAATTTGAGCTAAGTAGTGAGCTAGATGAGCGTGTAAAGGCGATGAACTCAGCATGGGCAAATTTAGAAGCCCCAAAAATAGCAAGACTACTACTAGCGCCAGAAGTGGCGAAATACTTTGAGCGAAAACCACACGCAAAGCAGCGTATAACTGGTCAAGATAGCGACGGCTCAGTCGAGATAGAGATAGAATTTACGCACATAATGGAGATAAAACCGCTCATATACTACTACCTACCATTTATCAAGGTGCTTGAGCCAAAAGAGCTAGCTGATGAGGTCAAAAAGGACGTTAGTGAGTATCTAAAAGAGATAAATTTCTAA
- a CDS encoding ATP-binding protein yields MLNLIEQYQERFLKNFNTTYKRYLYNEINFSEKLIGIVGARGAGKTTMLFQKLLELKAQNKKALYISLDYPFLGSTSLSELAFEFVDNGGEYLLLDEVHKYEDFAAHLKTIYDMSPLNVIFTGSSAVSILNAKSDLSRRVSVFSLEGLSFREFLELENSMTIDKFALETILKDHQAIANDLKIKQNLFKKYLKFGYYPFYFNKQSSYYESLLNTINLSIDVDLTSLGLVEQKYTYKLKKLLEVVCQSEPFEVNYTKIAALAEISRAKLYDYIAYLNDVRLVSMIDEQSRGLSKLVKPAKIYMNNTNLIYAYGDDCKAGTIRETFFANQLRVKHRLNIPKQGDFIVDDKFTFEIGGAKKSFEQIKDMPNSFIAADDIEVGISNKIPLWLFGFLY; encoded by the coding sequence ATGTTAAATTTAATAGAGCAGTATCAAGAAAGATTTCTTAAAAATTTTAATACAACATACAAGCGTTATTTATACAATGAAATAAATTTTAGTGAGAAGCTTATCGGTATAGTGGGAGCTCGTGGCGCTGGTAAGACTACAATGCTATTTCAAAAGCTGCTTGAATTAAAAGCTCAAAATAAAAAGGCTCTATACATAAGTCTTGATTATCCATTTTTAGGTTCTACCAGTCTTAGCGAACTTGCTTTTGAATTTGTAGATAATGGTGGCGAATATCTGTTACTAGATGAAGTTCATAAATACGAAGATTTTGCTGCACATCTAAAAACCATATATGACATGAGCCCTTTAAATGTAATTTTTACGGGCTCATCGGCGGTAAGCATACTAAATGCAAAGAGCGATTTATCGCGTAGAGTTAGCGTATTTAGCCTAGAGGGGCTTAGTTTTAGAGAGTTTTTAGAGCTTGAAAACAGTATGACGATAGATAAATTTGCCCTAGAAACAATACTAAAAGACCACCAGGCAATAGCAAATGACTTAAAAATAAAGCAAAATCTATTTAAGAAATATCTCAAATTTGGCTACTATCCATTCTACTTTAATAAGCAAAGCTCATACTACGAAAGCTTGCTAAATACTATTAATTTAAGTATAGACGTAGATCTAACGTCTCTTGGGTTAGTTGAGCAAAAATATACATATAAGCTTAAAAAACTGCTTGAAGTAGTTTGCCAAAGCGAGCCGTTTGAGGTGAATTATACTAAAATTGCGGCTCTTGCCGAGATAAGTAGAGCCAAACTATATGATTACATTGCCTATTTAAACGATGTAAGGCTAGTAAGCATGATAGATGAGCAAAGCAGAGGACTTAGTAAGCTAGTAAAGCCGGCAAAAATATATATGAATAATACAAATTTAATTTACGCTTACGGCGATGATTGCAAGGCTGGTACCATAAGAGAGACTTTTTTTGCCAATCAGCTAAGGGTAAAACATAGGCTAAATATCCCAAAACAAGGCGACTTTATAGTGGATGATAAATTTACATTTGAAATAGGTGGAGCAAAAAAGAGTTTTGAGCAGATTAAGGATATGCCAAATTCTTTTATAGCAGCAGATGATATTGAAGTTGGTATTAGCAATAAGATACCATTATGGTTGTTTGGGTTTTTGTATTAG
- a CDS encoding type II toxin-antitoxin system RelE/ParE family toxin: MKEQLWKITFYDKSAEDETLSLPDTILANLLRILEMAREVGPNLGRPHSAPLGDGLFEFRAKGKEGIARSVFVNVVNREIVILHTLIKKSDAIPKKDMKIIIQRAKEIK, translated from the coding sequence ATGAAAGAGCAATTATGGAAAATCACATTTTATGATAAGAGCGCTGAAGACGAGACACTGTCTTTGCCAGATACTATTTTGGCTAATTTACTTCGCATACTTGAAATGGCTAGGGAGGTTGGACCAAATTTAGGCAGACCTCATAGCGCACCTCTTGGCGATGGACTATTTGAGTTTAGGGCAAAAGGCAAAGAAGGTATTGCAAGAAGTGTCTTTGTAAATGTCGTAAATAGAGAAATAGTGATTTTACATACGCTCATTAAAAAATCAGACGCTATCCCTAAAAAAGATATGAAGATCATCATACAAAGAGCAAAGGAGATAAAATGA
- a CDS encoding AAA family ATPase, whose amino-acid sequence MQKENFFVDSEIYELTTLWILRAIFYAGGEKEFLRCRSDDVLEFLDICTSEPKEEDIEALKNRLWLLEKSKISCELKELEHNLNLLQENLGLNETEKEILRFVAIMYNYEVVSNACDLLGELNTRQAIKAISKILKLKFSDVQNAFRKDGVFARTSILKIDSYGRSLRSKTDVINNSFMGDLFVECKSIDEIFESAIKPCNKTNLTTKNYPHIKEDVKILLSFLKNATRKKQKGVNVLLYGSAGTGKTEFSKAVASELNLKLYEVAYDDGDGYANEYQRIRSYCLAQSVLSAGSNLLMYDEAEDIFNTKNDEKRQYGKAFINRSLETNEVPTIWITNNILDMDEAVVRRFNLAIEIGIPTEDVRAKIIKKYSENLIDNKLVKKLAKNRFVAPAVVSNASLVVSNLNTKDKNKAFERVISNTLKAQGYDEIEKDEKPSIDLPSSYDPNFVNSDCDLNELMQGIKVSKNARMCLYGVPGTGKSAYAKFIAKSLKKPIIIKKGSDLLSMFVGGTEKNIALAFKEAKDKKAVLVFDEVDSFLQDRSMAARSWEVTQVNEMLVQMESFDGIFIATTNLIDNLDKACLRRFDLKLEFRYLLPEQAQNLFKKECALLKVKFDENVAKKVSNLGLLAPGDFASVRRQAKFRPIKNGDDFCHRLELEVALKNEEKSVKIGF is encoded by the coding sequence ATGCAAAAAGAAAATTTTTTCGTAGATAGTGAGATATACGAGCTTACGACACTTTGGATACTTCGTGCCATTTTTTATGCTGGAGGAGAGAAAGAGTTTTTAAGATGCAGAAGCGATGATGTTTTGGAGTTTTTGGATATATGCACAAGTGAACCCAAAGAAGAAGACATTGAGGCTCTAAAAAATAGACTTTGGCTCCTTGAAAAAAGCAAAATTTCATGCGAGCTAAAAGAGCTTGAGCACAACCTAAATTTACTTCAAGAAAATTTAGGCCTAAATGAGACTGAGAAAGAGATCTTGAGATTTGTCGCTATCATGTATAACTATGAAGTAGTCTCAAACGCTTGTGATCTGCTAGGGGAGCTAAACACCAGACAGGCTATAAAAGCGATCTCAAAGATACTAAAACTAAAATTTAGCGATGTGCAAAATGCCTTTAGAAAAGATGGGGTTTTTGCTAGGACCTCGATACTAAAAATAGATAGTTACGGACGCAGTCTAAGGTCAAAAACCGATGTTATAAATAATAGTTTCATGGGTGATTTGTTTGTTGAGTGCAAAAGCATAGACGAGATATTTGAAAGTGCGATAAAGCCATGCAATAAGACAAATTTAACTACAAAAAACTACCCTCACATAAAAGAAGATGTGAAAATTTTGCTCTCGTTTCTAAAAAACGCCACTCGCAAAAAGCAAAAGGGAGTAAATGTTCTCCTTTATGGCTCTGCAGGAACCGGCAAAACCGAGTTTAGTAAAGCAGTAGCTAGTGAGCTAAATTTAAAACTTTACGAAGTAGCTTATGATGATGGAGATGGTTACGCAAATGAGTACCAAAGGATAAGATCGTATTGCCTTGCGCAAAGTGTATTGTCTGCTGGATCAAATTTACTTATGTATGACGAAGCAGAAGATATATTTAATACCAAAAATGATGAGAAAAGACAATACGGCAAAGCCTTTATAAATAGATCCCTTGAGACTAACGAAGTGCCAACTATCTGGATAACTAATAATATCCTTGATATGGATGAAGCTGTGGTTAGAAGGTTTAACCTAGCTATAGAGATAGGCATACCAACTGAAGATGTAAGAGCCAAGATCATAAAAAAATATAGTGAAAATTTGATAGATAATAAGCTTGTTAAAAAACTAGCTAAAAATCGATTTGTAGCTCCAGCAGTCGTTAGTAATGCAAGCTTAGTCGTTTCAAATTTAAACACAAAAGACAAAAACAAAGCCTTTGAGCGAGTGATAAGCAATACTCTAAAAGCGCAAGGCTACGATGAGATAGAAAAAGATGAGAAGCCAAGCATTGATCTGCCAAGCAGCTATGATCCAAATTTTGTAAACTCAGACTGCGACCTAAACGAGCTAATGCAAGGCATAAAAGTAAGTAAAAACGCAAGGATGTGCCTTTACGGTGTGCCTGGAACTGGCAAAAGCGCTTACGCTAAATTTATCGCCAAAAGCCTAAAAAAGCCGATCATTATCAAAAAAGGAAGCGATCTTTTGTCTATGTTTGTAGGAGGAACTGAGAAAAATATAGCTCTAGCCTTCAAAGAAGCCAAAGATAAGAAAGCGGTGCTAGTCTTTGACGAAGTTGATAGCTTTTTGCAAGATAGAAGCATGGCTGCAAGAAGCTGGGAAGTAACTCAAGTGAATGAGATGTTAGTGCAGATGGAGAGCTTTGATGGTATCTTTATCGCTACGACAAATTTGATAGATAATCTTGATAAGGCCTGTCTTAGAAGATTTGATCTAAAGCTTGAGTTTAGATATTTACTGCCAGAGCAAGCGCAAAATTTGTTTAAAAAAGAGTGTGCTTTGCTAAAAGTCAAATTTGACGAAAACGTAGCTAAAAAAGTTTCAAATTTAGGGTTGCTAGCGCCTGGAGACTTTGCCAGCGTGAGAAGACAAGCTAAATTTAGACCTATAAAAAATGGCGACGACTTTTGCCATAGGCTTGAGCTAGAAGTTGCACTAAAAAATGAAGAAAAGAGCGTGAAGATAGGGTTTTAG
- a CDS encoding agmatine deiminase family protein, which produces MQPTILLSALLAKHHTKTAKSLCQIFDRHGVKYEFLETKDIWMRDFMPILLDDGRLISYDYDPDYLKDEKYSHLRTNIQPLKEHINLVIDGGNFVRLGGKAIMTDKIFRENPSKTKAEIIETIKQKCVLNELIIIPKQPYDMLGHSDAMVRWIDENSVLVNDFSNESKSFNYRLVKALKKSGLDVKFMKYKEGFFNKKRDWGAYLNFIKIKDILIVPIYGIDDDDVALEQIKKIYSGYKVETINLSEIIELGGALHCITAEKFGR; this is translated from the coding sequence ATGCAGCCAACTATCCTACTCTCCGCACTTTTAGCAAAACACCACACCAAAACAGCCAAAAGCTTGTGTCAGATATTTGACAGACACGGGGTCAAATACGAGTTTTTAGAGACTAAAGACATTTGGATGAGGGACTTTATGCCGATTTTGCTTGATGATGGGCGCCTTATCTCTTACGACTACGATCCAGACTACCTAAAAGATGAAAAATATAGCCACCTAAGAACAAATATCCAGCCACTAAAAGAGCATATAAATTTAGTCATTGATGGCGGAAATTTTGTAAGGCTTGGAGGCAAAGCCATCATGACTGATAAAATTTTTAGAGAAAATCCATCAAAAACAAAGGCAGAGATCATTGAGACCATAAAGCAAAAATGCGTGCTAAATGAGCTCATCATCATACCAAAGCAGCCTTACGATATGCTAGGGCACAGCGACGCCATGGTGAGGTGGATAGATGAAAATAGTGTGCTAGTAAATGACTTTTCAAATGAGAGCAAAAGCTTTAACTATAGGCTCGTAAAGGCGCTTAAAAAGAGCGGCTTGGATGTGAAATTTATGAAGTATAAAGAGGGATTTTTTAATAAAAAAAGAGACTGGGGTGCTTACTTAAATTTTATTAAAATTAAGGATATTTTAATAGTTCCAATATATGGGATAGATGATGACGATGTTGCGTTGGAGCAGATCAAGAAAATTTATAGTGGCTATAAAGTAGAGACGATAAATTTAAGCGAGATCATAGAGCTTGGCGGTGCGCTACACTGCATAACGGCAGAAAAATTTGGGCGGTAG